One region of Zootoca vivipara chromosome 7, rZooViv1.1, whole genome shotgun sequence genomic DNA includes:
- the CCDC18 gene encoding coiled-coil domain-containing protein 18 translates to MEHNLWTSHDHDTDEEDVFANVVSLRSQLKKTERNLQDLGEELYVYPQSTNSYDDFDDTLEILTMEDLIDPSELHNGSTQSSVSRMPWHNRDSSRKHRNKCYSLSLDKTMEEENEILRDKLNIVREKNASLTSQNHHLRNKIETINYELNQARARISFLESTLSTHSVSIPMLEEQIASLEAEVQAQDKALKQAEDKLEESQKMLMEKEYSFQQLKEEYKEIRFDLIEQSKQGKRTECQRNEALFNAEELTRTFKKYKEKISEKLEKVQEEEQTLERNLMNCLKEKEKLHAKCNSYKSELESTKEQVRQLTEMNSIGKENLRGVEAKCAEMEVQLKHSQQNILKLENKFQVQDTVLEEKNTLLHEIASLKALVAQQNDHLKLYHQEIENSRTELKTLENIISQLSQISPREANHSMHHSKEASCPNCCDLSRSLIEELRLKLTMKEALIKQFQEETMTSNACQDLFDESERQELNGLEIEPVKLTGNQTERKHQQLELVTKQFEKVKQRLHEQLEELRTKLEKCEAENSFLKETMAQRTSQFQTIQDELLEKAAKSSTLEREAARKSSRLSALEKQLEEKTLAYTTVAEKNTELERELVEVNAQLHSLERNFNEEHGHLATVLKKTKMIHHEHQKELEKQIELLESRLETRCQQFHEQENTMSLLQQDILCKQRQIESLDLLLIESKEEVENQKAKKEEALRILQSQFTEETIKVRQLQAALDDCKEDLAVYLSNLEESKVLFEKQLAKKNDEIQRLHKEIKLKNNNLQSTSEQNFILQQTLQQQQQMLNQESIRNCELEDSQIKLQQQVLKLEQALQKQKEILEEELRKTTENLHVVSEEADSKRQKIAELTGTIRQIKIEMDQCKDELIDMEKELVHLRRDGHAKATQLDHLEMSLEEKHEELQKKTQQVKQLEDKLLQAETQQKDSVQKIETLEHDLQNATKKLKTSLRQLQELRNMLQEAQLALEEKYAAIENLTEELRDCKDELENKRQELLEMEKILKERNWDLKQRAAQVTQLDMSVREHRGELEQKIIKLEGNLEKAELQIKESNRQIESLESKLQHSKGELKEKELNILQQDQEINRLKKETGRKQEKVTDIEKKVEEQEKFMAEQQKEILDLGQQLRLEREQMKKVHLELLESRRQQAQAQRDVDRLSLELEEVNHLSHEKESRTNHLAEQLGAAQAREAQLEARMQTEIRRLSAEIHSLKQSYTSEKLLHETEETKRKESISKSHHLYGQLQQLKLDLEDAQGTVCNLQEQLKSRNDMIDAANEALLLKESELTRLQARIAGHERTESIKQLSAPQNISTHQWLDQEPDFDRHCQRKSASTNDPGFKDDGNLLKPKNIFTSDCLLICRKPTDTIHDSPKSPNESSFDPLTHIVEDDETCDSSDFQTLSGMLKYINKEMSSENCP, encoded by the exons ATGGAACATAACTTATGGACTTCTCATGATCACGATACGGATGAGGAAGACGTGTTTGCAAATGTTGTGTCATTAAGGAGTCAGCTAAAGAAAACGGAAAGAAATTTACAAGACTTAGGTGAAGAGCTTTATGTATATCCCCAAAG TACCAATTCATATGATGATTTTGATGACACGCTTGAGATTTTAACCATGGAAGATCTCATTGATCCAAGTGAATTACATAATGGTTCAACTCAATCTTCTGTGAGCAGAATGCCTTGGCATAACAGGGATTCTTCAAGGAAACACAGGAACAAA TGTTACTCGCTGTCTTTGGATAAAACcatggaagaagaaaatgaaatactAAGGGATAAATTGAATATAGTCCGAGAAAAAAATGCATCCTTGACTTCTCAGAACCATCATCTAAGGAATAAAATTGAAACAATTAACTATGAACTGAATCAGGCAAGAGCACGG atATCTTTCCTTGAATCTACTTTGAGTACACACTCTGTCAGCATTCCAATGTTAGAAGAACAGATAGCAAGTTTGGAAGCAGAAGTTCAAGCACAAGATAAAGCTCTAAA ACAAGCAGAAGATAAATTAGAGGAAAGCCAGAAAATGCTAATGGAAAAAGAATATTCTTTCCAACAGCTGAAGGAGGAATATAAAGAAATTAGATTTGATTTAATTGAACAAAGCAAACAAGGAAAGAG AACTGAATGTCAAAGAAATGAAGCTTTGTTTAATGCTGAGGAGCtgacaagaacttttaaaaaatacaaagagAAAATAAGTGAGAAACTGGAAAAG GTTCAGGAAGAAGAGCAAACTTTAGAAAGAAATTTAATGAATTGtctgaaagagaaggaaaaattgcatgcaaaatgcaATAGCTATAAGAGTGAGCTTGAAAGCACAAAGGAACAAGTGAG ACAATTAACTGAAATGAATAGTATTGGAAAAGAAAATCTCAGAGGTGTGGAAGCCAAATGTGCTGAAATGGAAGTGCAACTGAAGCACTCTCAGCAGAATATCCTGAAGCTCGAAAATAAATTTCAGGTCCAAGACACAGTACTTGAAGAAAAAAATACCCTATTGCATGAAATTGCTAGCTTAAAAGCTCTTGTTGCACAGCAAAATGATCACCTCAAGTTGTATCATCAAGAAATTGAGAATTCAAGAACTGAACTAAAAACCTTAGAAAATATTATTTCCCAGTTGTCTCAAATTTCACCAAGAGAG GCTAATCATTCCATGCATCATTCTAAAGAAGCATCATGTCCCAATTGCTGTGATTTAAGTAGATCCCTGATAGAAGAGCTAAG ATTAAAGCTGACAATGAAAGAAGCATTGATTAAGCAATTTCAGGAAGAAACTATGACCAGTAATGCATGTCAAGATCTCTTTGATGAAAGTGAGAGACAAGAATTGAATGGCCTAGAAATTGAACCAGTAAAATTGACAGGAAACCAAACAG AGagaaaacaccaacaactggaacTTGTCACTAAGCAATTTGAAAAGGTGAAGCAAAGATTACATGAACAGTTAGAAGAACTACGTACTAAACTGGAAAAATGTGAAGCTGagaattcatttttaaaggaGACCATGGCCCAGCGAACTAGTCAGTTTCAAACAATACAGGATGAACTGTTGGAGAAAGCTGCAAAATCCAGTACCTTGGAACGAGAA GCAGCAAGGAAATCCTCTAGGCTCTCAGCCCTTGAAAAACAGTTGGAAGAAAAGACTCTTGCTTACACAACTGTTGCTGAAAAAAATACTGAGCTGGAACGGGAATTAGTG GAAGTGAATGCTCAGCTTCACAGCTTAGAAAGAAACTTCAATGAGGAACATGGGCACCTAGCCacagtgcttaaaaaaacaaagatgATTCATCATGAGCACCAGAAAGAATTGGAAAAGCAGATTGAATTG CTTGAGTCTCGACTAGAAACGAGATGCCAGCAATTCCATGAGCAGGAGAACACAATGTCACTTTTACAGCAAGATATATTATGTAAACAACGTCAGATTGAATCACTAGATCTACTGCTAATAGAAAGCAAAGAG GAAGTGGAAAATCAGAAAGCCAAGAAAGAGGAAGCATTAAGGATATTACAGAGCCAATTTACTGAGGAAACAATCAAG GTCAGACAGCTACAAGCAGCGCTAGATGACTGCAAGGAAGATCTAGCGGTATATTTAAGTAATCTCGAAGAAAGTAAAGTGTTATTTGAAAAACAGCTGGCGAAGAAAAATGACGAG ATACAGCGGTTGCACAAAGAAATAAAGTTGAAAAATAACAATCTTCAGTCAACTAGTGAACAAAACTTCATTCTGCAGCaaacactgcagcagcagcagcaaatgttaAACCAGGAAAGCATTAGGAATTGTGAATTAGAAGATAGCCAAATTAAGCTCCAACAGCAG gtATTAAAATTAGAGCAAGCACTTCAAAAACAGAAGGAAATTTTGGAGGAAGAGTTGAGAAAAACTACCGAGAATCTCCATGTAGTCTCTGAAGAAGCTGATTCGAAAAGACAAAAAATAGCAGAACTCACAGGCACAATCAG GCAAATTAAGATAGAGATGGATCAATGTAAAGATGAGCTAATAGACATGGAGAAAGAGTTAGTTCACTTAAGACGAGATGGTCACGCTAAAGCAACACAGCTGGACCACTTGGAAATGTCTTTGGAGGAGAAACATGAAGAATTGCAGAAAAAGACGCAGCAAG TGAAACAGTTAGAAGATAAACTGCTTCAAGCTGAGACACAGCAAAAGGATTCTGTGCAGAAAATAGAAACGCTGGAGCATGACCTGCAGAATGCCACTAAGAAGCTAAAAACTAGTTTGAGACAACTGCAAGAACTTCGGAATATGCTACAGgaagcacagttggctctggagGAGAAGTATGCTGCTATCGAGAATTTAACAGAAGAACTAAG agACTGCAAGGATGAACTTGAGAACAAAAGGCAAGAACTCCTTGAGATGGAAAAGATACTAAAAGAAAGGAATTGGGATTTGAAACAAAGAGCAGCACAG GTTACACAGTTGGATATGTCAGTTCGTGAGCATAGGGGAGAATTggaacaaaaaataattaaattagaAGGAAATTTGGAAAAAGCAGAGTTGCAGATCAAGGAATCCAACCGACAG ATTGAGAGTTTAGAGAGCAAGCTACAGCATTCCAAAGGTGAACTtaaggagaaagagttgaacaTCCTTCAACAAGATCAAGAGATCAATCGCCTTAAAAAGGAAACTGGAAGAAAACAGGAAAAAGTAACAGATATTGAGAAA aaggtggaggaacaggaaaagtTCATGGCAGAACAGCAAAAAGAAATACTTGATTTGGGTCAGCAGCTGAGACTAGAACGTGAACAGATGAAAAAGGTCCATTTGGAGCTACTGGAAAGTCGCCGTCAACAGGCTCAAGCTCAGAGAGATGTGGATAGGCTCTCTCTTGAACTGGAAGAAGTGAACCACCTCTCGCATGAAAAA GAAAGTCGTACAAATCATTTGGCAGAACAACTAGGGGCAGCTCAGGCACGGGAAGCCCAGTTAGAAGCAAGAATGCAAACGGAGATTAGGAGGCTCTCAGCAGAAATACACTCACTAAAGCAGTCTTATACATCAGAG AAACTCTTACATGAAACAGAGGAAACAAAACGGAAGGAGTCGATATCTAAATCTCATCATCTTTATGGGCAATTGCAACAGCTGAAGCTAGACCTGGAAGATGCACAAGGCACTGTCTGTAATCTACAAGAACAGCTTAAGTCCAGAAATGACATGATTGATGCAGCAAACGAAGCTCTGCTTCTCAAA GAATCTGAATTAACAAGGCTACAAGCTAGAATTGCAGGTCATGAAAGAACAGAAAGCATCAAGCAACTATCAGCCCCACAAAACATATCCACTCATCAATGGTTAGATCAAGAGCCAGACTTTGACAGGCATTGTCAGAGAAAATCTGCGAGCACTAATGATCCAGGTTTTAAAGATGATGGAAATTTATTAAAACCGAAAAACATTTTTACATCCGATTGTTTGCTAATTTGTAGGAAGCCAACAGACACAATTCACGACTCACCAAAAAGTCCAAATGAATCCTCCTTTGATCCTTTGACACACATTGTAGAGGACGATGAGACTTGTGATAGCAGTGACTTCCAAACTCTTAGTGGCATGCTAAAATATATCAACAAAGAGATGAGTTCTGAAAATTGTCCATAA
- the LOC118088289 gene encoding LOW QUALITY PROTEIN: retinol dehydrogenase 8 (The sequence of the model RefSeq protein was modified relative to this genomic sequence to represent the inferred CDS: inserted 1 base in 1 codon), whose product MAQKTVLITGCSSGIGLALAVKMATDEQKRFKVYATMRDLAKQDKLIEAAGNTVGNILEIKQLDVCSEESIKMCVSSIPGRRIDILVSNAGMGLVGPIECQTIKEMQNVMDTNFFGLVRLLKEIFPDMKKRKSGHIVIISSVMGVQGILFNDVYAASKFAVEGFCESLAIQALKFKVNLSLIEPGPVVTEFERKVFEDGMNMDLSAADKETADMFVNIYLKNYKQIFQTLGQTAEEIAEHTVKIILAENPPFRHQTNTLYTPITTLKYADPNGDLPIDTFYXNASLNFIKMLRWKSRKSFDLGEGRSSQ is encoded by the exons ATGGCTCAAAAAACTGTGCTCATCACAGGTTGCTCCTCAGGAATTGGGCTGGCGTTGGCTGTAAAAATGGCCACTGATGAACAGAAACGATTCAAAG tttaTGCTACAATGCGGGATCTGGCCAAACAGGATAAACTGATAGAAGCTGCAGGCAATACTGTTGGAAACATCTTAGAGATTAAACAGCTGGATGTGTGCAGTGAAGAATCTATTAAAATGTGTGTCAGTAGCATCCCAGGAAGACGGATTGATATCCTAG TTAGCAATGCCGGCATGGGACTCGTTGGACCTATTGAATGCCAGACCATCAAAGAGATGCAAAACGTGATGGATACAAACTTCTTTGGGTTGGTCCGACTGCTGAAGGAGATTTTTCCCGACATGAAGAAGAGAAAAAGTGGCCATATTGTGATTATTAGCAGTGTCATGGGAGTACAAG GGATTTTGTTCAATGATGTTTATGCTGCATCTAAATTTGCGGTGGAAGGATTCTGTGAAAGTTTAGCCATACAAGCGCTCAAGTTTAAAGTTAA TCTAAGTTTAATAGAACCAGGGCCTGTAGTTACAGAGTTTGAAAGAAAAGTGTTTGAAGATGGGATGAACATGGATCTTTCAGCTGCAGATAAAGAAACAGCAGACATGTTTGTAAATATTTACCTGAAAAATTACAAGCAAATTTTCCAGACCCTGGGACAAACAGCTGAAGAGATAGCAGAG CATACAGTGAAGATAATTCTGGCCGAAAATCCTCCTTTTCGCCACCAGACCAACACATTATACACTCCAATTACAACACTGAAATACGCCGATCCAAATGGAGACCTGCCTATTGATACCTTCT AAAATGCGAGTCTTAACTTCATTAAAATGCTGCGGTGGAAAAGCAGAAAAAGCTTTGACTTGGGAGAAGGAAGATCCTCCCAATGA